A stretch of Methanosphaerula palustris E1-9c DNA encodes these proteins:
- a CDS encoding CheF family chemotaxis protein, translating into MKEVPVKIEYNGTWLVVKIGIGEDRLVIPKPVNREVLYKNIINLEERKNLLLISTSDTPDVTLPILSVDKVLRVMKRLILSSCSAYRLAAYFLSPAIRGGVMVKDAQWEKGSIIVVKTGIWFDSAQKQVSIPLNDVADIQLTKRDVQGKQTDVIKIDHVDAGEVVTSFVLCPVSTLQTLFNFLTDATKSMDMRGDELDEYDQQVAMLVYSGMDSSAIINMLSINNKKLDLIYDKLINLNIAEVVEVRREVKLTTKGIRYISDATKQ; encoded by the coding sequence ATGAAGGAAGTACCTGTTAAGATTGAGTATAATGGAACGTGGTTGGTCGTAAAGATTGGTATCGGTGAGGACCGCCTGGTGATCCCCAAACCGGTGAATAGGGAAGTGCTCTATAAAAATATCATAAACCTTGAAGAAAGGAAGAATCTGCTCCTCATCAGCACCAGTGATACGCCTGATGTGACACTTCCGATCCTCTCTGTCGATAAGGTTCTCCGGGTAATGAAACGGCTCATTCTGAGTAGTTGCAGTGCCTACCGTCTTGCAGCATACTTTCTCTCTCCTGCAATCAGGGGCGGGGTGATGGTCAAGGATGCACAGTGGGAGAAGGGCTCAATCATCGTTGTAAAGACTGGTATCTGGTTCGATAGCGCCCAGAAACAGGTCAGTATCCCCCTCAATGATGTTGCTGATATTCAGTTGACCAAGCGCGATGTCCAGGGTAAACAGACTGATGTGATCAAGATCGATCATGTCGATGCCGGTGAGGTGGTGACCAGTTTTGTGCTCTGTCCGGTCTCAACCCTCCAGACCCTCTTCAACTTCCTGACCGATGCCACCAAGTCGATGGATATGCGTGGTGATGAACTGGACGAGTATGATCAACAGGTGGCGATGCTGGTATACAGTGGCATGGATTCGTCCGCGATCATCAACATGCTCTCGATCAACAATAAAAAACTGGATTTGATCTATGACAAACTGATCAATCTGAATATTGCTGAAGTTGTGGAGGTCAGAAGAGAGGTTAAACTGACCACAAAGGGGATACGCTACATCTCTGACGCGACAAAACAATAA
- a CDS encoding type II/IV secretion system ATPase subunit: protein MATMTMAAKLPFKPEVVDEGIDWSTNLESSALYRMLPANAREYVQGAPHLLEYLHILPVNTYGIPLFFSELKKDLRSMKNPNIIYPVNETTFVHILQDPNDVRNFYIPIEPSFLHNVNKFVPPIELRLIDLIDALENDPSSQEERRIVLKNLLTKVTAIRRPGEILEESSGEDVQKGGLEKVKDFLNTDFTAKKKMIDRMSQVKVPQTPDGRVILTPIEYKAVEYLMARDKIDMGVLQPFLSDSNIEDITCNGVGPIFIEHKVFKGLKSVIEFTRSDELDQFVIKMAEKIKHPITYRNPIVDATLLDGSRINIVYGTAVSRHGSNFTIRKVNEVPLSIMDVIASNACDYNMAAYLWICIEYGMSLFVSGETASGKTTTLNAITTFIPPENKIVTIEDTPELTVPHRNWTREVAKAKGGESDDGSVTMFDLLKAALRQRPNQILVGEIRGSEGSVAFGAMQTGHPVMSTFHAASVEKLIQRLCSDPINIPKSHVDNLNLVIIQSAVRRPTGETVRRVLSINELVGFNPETQGFSFVQMFGWEPVTDTFTWSGKGSSYLLEEKIATMLGLPENRRAEIYLEVEKRAKILERLHQAGYTQFWDLFHMITKIKKQGLLAIGV, encoded by the coding sequence ATGGCAACCATGACAATGGCAGCGAAGCTGCCATTCAAGCCTGAAGTTGTCGATGAAGGAATTGATTGGTCCACCAATCTCGAGTCCAGTGCGCTCTATCGGATGCTCCCTGCGAATGCCCGGGAATACGTGCAAGGAGCTCCACACCTGCTCGAGTACCTGCATATCCTGCCGGTGAACACCTATGGGATTCCTCTCTTCTTCTCCGAGTTGAAGAAGGACCTTCGATCGATGAAGAACCCGAACATCATCTATCCTGTCAATGAAACCACCTTTGTCCATATTCTACAGGATCCGAATGATGTCCGAAACTTCTATATCCCCATCGAGCCGTCGTTCCTGCACAATGTGAACAAATTTGTTCCACCCATCGAACTCAGGCTGATCGATCTGATCGATGCCCTTGAGAACGACCCCTCCTCTCAGGAGGAGCGTCGGATTGTCCTCAAGAATCTGCTCACCAAGGTGACGGCGATCCGGCGTCCCGGTGAGATACTCGAAGAGTCGAGCGGGGAGGATGTTCAGAAGGGGGGTCTTGAGAAGGTCAAGGACTTTCTGAACACCGATTTCACTGCGAAGAAGAAGATGATCGATCGGATGTCGCAGGTCAAGGTGCCTCAGACCCCGGATGGAAGGGTGATCCTGACCCCCATCGAGTACAAGGCGGTGGAGTACCTGATGGCACGGGATAAGATCGATATGGGGGTGCTCCAACCGTTCCTTTCAGACTCGAATATCGAAGATATCACCTGTAACGGGGTCGGTCCGATCTTCATCGAGCACAAGGTCTTCAAGGGTTTGAAGTCAGTGATTGAGTTCACCCGTTCTGATGAACTCGACCAGTTTGTGATCAAGATGGCAGAGAAGATCAAGCATCCGATCACCTATCGGAACCCGATTGTAGATGCTACCCTGTTGGATGGTTCCCGTATCAACATCGTCTATGGAACTGCAGTGAGCCGGCACGGTTCGAACTTCACGATTCGTAAGGTGAATGAAGTGCCGCTTTCTATCATGGATGTGATAGCTTCGAATGCCTGTGACTATAATATGGCGGCTTATCTCTGGATCTGCATCGAGTATGGAATGTCCCTCTTCGTCAGTGGCGAGACTGCCAGTGGGAAGACCACGACCCTGAATGCGATCACGACGTTTATTCCTCCGGAGAACAAGATCGTGACGATCGAGGACACGCCAGAACTGACGGTCCCGCACAGGAACTGGACCCGCGAGGTTGCTAAAGCCAAGGGAGGGGAGAGTGACGATGGTTCGGTCACCATGTTCGATCTCCTCAAGGCCGCCCTCCGTCAGCGTCCGAACCAGATCCTGGTCGGTGAGATCAGAGGTTCGGAGGGGTCAGTCGCGTTTGGTGCGATGCAGACCGGTCACCCGGTGATGTCCACCTTTCACGCGGCCAGCGTCGAGAAGTTGATCCAGCGGCTCTGCAGTGACCCGATCAACATCCCCAAGTCGCATGTGGACAACCTGAACCTGGTGATCATCCAGAGTGCGGTGAGGCGTCCGACCGGCGAAACCGTCAGGCGGGTCCTCAGTATCAATGAACTGGTCGGCTTTAATCCGGAGACGCAGGGTTTCTCATTTGTGCAGATGTTCGGCTGGGAACCGGTCACTGATACATTCACCTGGTCAGGAAAGGGTTCTTCGTACCTGCTGGAAGAGAAGATCGCAACGATGCTCGGGTTGCCCGAGAATCGACGTGCAGAGATCTATCTGGAGGTCGAAAAACGGGCAAAGATCCTTGAGAGACTCCATCAGGCAGGGTATACCCAGTTCTGGGATCTGTTCCATATGATCACCAAGATCAAGAAGCAGGGGTTGCTGGCGATAGGGGTCTGA
- a CDS encoding response regulator: protein MGRILIVDDTMFMRTLLKNILFSGGHTIVGEAADGEEGIAKYKELKPDLVTMDVVMPKLNGIESLKGIKQFDPAARVVMCTAVGQEQMVKLAIKTGAKGYIVKPFQAPKVLEEVKNVLAS, encoded by the coding sequence ATGGGACGCATATTAATTGTCGATGATACAATGTTCATGCGGACGCTTCTCAAGAATATCCTCTTCTCAGGCGGCCATACTATCGTGGGCGAGGCGGCCGATGGGGAAGAGGGGATTGCGAAGTATAAGGAGCTGAAACCTGACCTCGTCACCATGGATGTGGTGATGCCAAAGTTGAATGGTATCGAGTCACTGAAAGGTATCAAACAGTTCGATCCGGCAGCCAGGGTGGTCATGTGTACTGCAGTTGGGCAGGAACAGATGGTGAAACTCGCAATCAAGACAGGGGCGAAAGGGTATATTGTCAAACCGTTCCAGGCCCCAAAGGTACTTGAAGAAGTGAAGAACGTCCTGGCGTCATGA
- the flaJ gene encoding archaellar assembly protein FlaJ, with protein sequence MAEVAISGAISEEDKPKESAFAGIVKSFQDYYAGIIENKQMPADLLYMITYMTSLALARASRPELFASASERSEYASSKYIKKVNILTMGWGFSYKESLEITADRVKNPLIQSLFNRFSNSIDSGVPDEEFLSNELVTTRMVYVSNIEQGFELLKKWGDAYIAMLLSSAVVAVTMMISVAIYAPTGIDMTLNMSYALTLGISIFGIVLMYKSVPDDPKTHGLDTWRSKEQISIRKIERIMVPLVAVISLIMVAFGVNAGFVCLFIGLMMGPLGIIGYIDDTNISQRDDDFSIFIRSLGSVMEGQGATLPIALDQVDKKSLIALEPLVRSVHSKMNLGLDEEQIWERFIGESGSNLIYKYLNIFRDTVATGGPAGEIGKVVGNSMQNMVLLRQKRDMLAKSFIILLIPMHVMMVGILVALFDIMLTLTTAITSMMNKFADAAAASGGDTGMGGNAFLAGSLNMFVNFPKDVMTNYVVIIMVILSISNVLAAKIVWGGDRYMYYLYIAIFFTLSGLIFLVLPTLVGMFFSVDVLTNIANSATAANTT encoded by the coding sequence ATGGCAGAGGTGGCGATAAGCGGGGCGATATCCGAGGAGGATAAGCCAAAAGAGAGTGCCTTTGCCGGGATCGTCAAATCATTTCAGGATTATTATGCGGGGATCATTGAGAACAAGCAGATGCCCGCAGACCTTCTGTATATGATCACCTATATGACCTCCCTTGCCCTCGCCCGCGCGTCGCGGCCGGAACTCTTTGCCAGTGCAAGCGAGCGGAGCGAGTATGCCTCCTCAAAATACATCAAAAAGGTCAATATCCTCACGATGGGGTGGGGGTTCAGTTATAAGGAGTCCCTGGAGATCACCGCCGATCGGGTGAAAAATCCCCTGATCCAGAGTCTCTTCAACCGTTTCTCCAACTCGATCGATTCTGGGGTGCCGGATGAGGAGTTTCTCAGCAATGAACTGGTCACGACCAGAATGGTCTATGTCAGCAACATTGAACAGGGATTTGAACTGCTGAAGAAGTGGGGGGATGCCTACATCGCGATGCTTCTCTCAAGTGCTGTGGTCGCTGTCACCATGATGATCTCGGTGGCGATCTATGCGCCGACCGGCATCGATATGACCCTGAATATGTCGTACGCGCTGACGCTCGGGATCAGTATCTTTGGGATTGTGTTGATGTATAAATCCGTCCCCGATGATCCGAAGACACATGGACTTGATACCTGGCGTTCCAAGGAGCAGATCTCGATCAGGAAGATTGAGCGGATTATGGTTCCGCTGGTCGCTGTCATCTCTCTGATCATGGTGGCATTCGGGGTGAATGCCGGTTTTGTCTGTCTCTTCATCGGGTTGATGATGGGTCCTTTGGGGATCATCGGGTATATCGACGACACCAATATCTCCCAGCGTGATGACGATTTTTCAATCTTTATCCGGTCGCTCGGGTCTGTGATGGAGGGGCAGGGGGCCACTCTGCCGATTGCGCTGGACCAGGTGGACAAGAAATCGCTGATCGCGCTCGAACCGCTGGTTCGGTCAGTTCACTCCAAGATGAACCTCGGCCTTGATGAGGAGCAGATCTGGGAACGGTTCATCGGTGAGAGTGGATCGAACCTGATCTATAAGTATCTGAATATCTTTCGTGATACGGTCGCGACCGGGGGGCCGGCTGGTGAGATTGGAAAGGTGGTCGGCAATTCGATGCAGAACATGGTGCTCCTCCGGCAGAAGCGGGATATGCTGGCCAAGAGTTTTATCATTCTGTTGATCCCGATGCACGTGATGATGGTCGGGATTCTGGTAGCCCTCTTCGATATCATGCTGACCCTGACGACGGCCATCACCTCGATGATGAATAAGTTTGCTGATGCTGCTGCTGCTTCTGGGGGTGATACTGGTATGGGGGGAAACGCTTTTCTCGCAGGCTCTCTCAATATGTTTGTCAACTTTCCAAAGGACGTGATGACCAACTATGTCGTGATCATCATGGTGATCCTGTCGATATCCAATGTTTTAGCTGCAAAGATTGTGTGGGGTGGGGACCGGTATATGTATTATCTGTATATTGCAATCTTCTTCACCCTATCGGGATTGATCTTCCTGGTCCTACCGACCCTGGTAGGGATGTTCTTCAGTGTTGATGTGCTGACCAATATCGCTAACTCTGCGACGGCGGCGAATACGACATGA
- a CDS encoding ATPase domain-containing protein — protein sequence MGGGIGDILGGEDNKILSTGNNELDKKIADGLPLESLTLIEGENDTGKSVLTQQIIWGALKQSKCVDLFTTENTTKSFLKQMESMSLDISEYYAWGYLRVFPLNVVGFEWKETEMSGLLSNLILFIKNSRADVIIIDSLTLFSEYADTGTILTFFTNCKNLVDHGKTILITLHTYAFEEESLVRIRSISDAHLFMKKSLLGTKYVMVLEVNKVRGARKTTGNLVSFEVHPGYGMKIIPMSFAKV from the coding sequence ATGGGTGGTGGAATCGGAGATATTCTGGGAGGGGAAGATAATAAGATCCTCTCCACGGGGAACAACGAACTTGATAAGAAGATCGCAGACGGTCTTCCGCTGGAGTCCCTGACTCTGATCGAGGGTGAGAACGATACCGGCAAGAGCGTACTGACTCAGCAGATCATCTGGGGCGCTCTGAAACAGTCGAAGTGTGTCGATCTCTTCACGACAGAGAATACCACCAAGAGTTTCCTCAAACAGATGGAATCGATGAGTCTGGACATCTCTGAATATTATGCCTGGGGATACCTGCGAGTCTTCCCCTTAAATGTGGTAGGATTTGAATGGAAGGAGACGGAGATGTCGGGGCTCCTGAGCAATCTGATCCTGTTCATCAAGAACAGCAGGGCAGATGTGATCATCATCGACTCCCTGACCCTCTTCAGTGAGTACGCCGATACCGGTACGATTTTGACCTTCTTCACCAATTGCAAGAACCTGGTCGACCATGGCAAGACGATCCTGATCACCCTCCACACCTATGCCTTTGAGGAGGAGTCGCTGGTACGGATCAGGTCCATCTCTGATGCGCACCTGTTCATGAAGAAGTCCCTCCTTGGGACAAAATATGTGATGGTCCTCGAGGTGAACAAGGTTCGGGGTGCACGGAAGACGACGGGGAACCTGGTCTCGTTCGAGGTCCATCCAGGATATGGTATGAAGATCATTCCGATGAGTTTCGCGAAGGTGTAG